One segment of Takifugu rubripes chromosome 5, fTakRub1.2, whole genome shotgun sequence DNA contains the following:
- the cdk21 gene encoding cyclin-dependent kinase 6 isoform X3 — MEVSSSPLCYELLAEIGEGSYGKVYKAREEGGKQRLLAVKKFNFRGDASQVGIPAVMVREAALMRKMKYFNHPNIVKLLDVSVVPAGRSLDLTLVLEYVDQDLSTYLSKVPASGLSRDAIKDLMQQLLRGLDFLHTNLVVHRDLKPENILVVTLWYRAPEVLLNSVYMFSVDMWSVGCIFAELFLLRPLFQGYTEVQQLQKIFEVIGFPREEDWPKESPISYSNSLRPGAACTKVLPSLGPHEQDLLSECLAFSPSSRISAAKALTHPFFTKQ; from the exons ATGGAAGTGAGCTCGTCTCCGCTCTGCTACGAGCTGCTGGCCGAGATCGGAGAAGGTTCTTACGGGAAAGTGTACAAAGCCCGAGAGGAAGGGGGGAAACAGCGACTACTGGCGGTGAAGAAGTTCAACTTCCGCGGAGACGCCTCCCAGGTGGGGATACCTGCCGTCATGGTCCGCGAGGCGGCGCTGATGCGTAAAATGAAGTACTTCAACCATCCCAACATCGTGAA GTTGTTGGATGTTTCCGTCGTGCCAGCAGGCAGGAGCCTCGATCTCACTCTGGTTCTGGAGTATGTTGACCAGGACTTGTCCACCTACCTGTCCAAGGTTCCGGCATCTGGACTGAGCCGTGATGCCATTAAG GATTtaatgcagcagctgctgagggggCTGGACTTCCTGCACACAAACCTGGTGGTGCACCGCGACCTGAAGCCGGAGAACATCCTG GTGGTGACGCTGTGGTACAGAGCTCCCGAAGTGCTGCTCAACTCCGTCTACATGTTCTCGGTGGACATGTGGAGCGTCGGCTGCATCTTCGCCGAGCTCTTCCTGTTGAG GCCGCTCTTCCAGGGCTACACggaggtgcagcagctgcagaaaatctTCGA GGTGATTGGCTTTCccagggaggaggactggcCCAAGGAGAGCCCCATCTCCTACTCCAACAGCTTGAGGCCAGGAGCCGCCTGCACCAAAGTGCTGCCCAGTCTGGGACCGCATGAACAGGACCTCCTGTCT GAATGTTTGGCGTTCAGCCCGAGCAGTCGCATCTCTGCCGCCAAAGCGCTGACTCATCCTTTCTTCACAAAGCAGTGA
- the cdk21 gene encoding cyclin-dependent kinase 4 isoform X1, with the protein MEVSSSPLCYELLAEIGEGSYGKVYKAREEGGKQRLLAVKKFNFRGDASQVGIPAVMVREAALMRKMKYFNHPNIVKLLDVSVVPAGRSLDLTLVLEYVDQDLSTYLSKVPASGLSRDAIKDLMQQLLRGLDFLHTNLVVHRDLKPENILVSSHGEVKIADFGLARIYSFNIALTPGVSEAVADAPARRHRGSPDYSRCVQVVTLWYRAPEVLLNSVYMFSVDMWSVGCIFAELFLLRPLFQGYTEVQQLQKIFEVIGFPREEDWPKESPISYSNSLRPGAACTKVLPSLGPHEQDLLSECLAFSPSSRISAAKALTHPFFTKQ; encoded by the exons ATGGAAGTGAGCTCGTCTCCGCTCTGCTACGAGCTGCTGGCCGAGATCGGAGAAGGTTCTTACGGGAAAGTGTACAAAGCCCGAGAGGAAGGGGGGAAACAGCGACTACTGGCGGTGAAGAAGTTCAACTTCCGCGGAGACGCCTCCCAGGTGGGGATACCTGCCGTCATGGTCCGCGAGGCGGCGCTGATGCGTAAAATGAAGTACTTCAACCATCCCAACATCGTGAA GTTGTTGGATGTTTCCGTCGTGCCAGCAGGCAGGAGCCTCGATCTCACTCTGGTTCTGGAGTATGTTGACCAGGACTTGTCCACCTACCTGTCCAAGGTTCCGGCATCTGGACTGAGCCGTGATGCCATTAAG GATTtaatgcagcagctgctgagggggCTGGACTTCCTGCACACAAACCTGGTGGTGCACCGCGACCTGAAGCCGGAGAACATCCTGGTGAGCAGCCACGGGGAGGTGAAGATCGCGGACTTCGGCCTGGCGCGCATCTACAGCTTCAACATCGCTCTGACCCCGGGCGTAAGTGAGGCCGTGGCGGACGCGCCTGCCCGGCGCCACCGAGGGTCCCCTGATTACTCCCGCTGTGTTCAGGTGGTGACGCTGTGGTACAGAGCTCCCGAAGTGCTGCTCAACTCCGTCTACATGTTCTCGGTGGACATGTGGAGCGTCGGCTGCATCTTCGCCGAGCTCTTCCTGTTGAG GCCGCTCTTCCAGGGCTACACggaggtgcagcagctgcagaaaatctTCGA GGTGATTGGCTTTCccagggaggaggactggcCCAAGGAGAGCCCCATCTCCTACTCCAACAGCTTGAGGCCAGGAGCCGCCTGCACCAAAGTGCTGCCCAGTCTGGGACCGCATGAACAGGACCTCCTGTCT GAATGTTTGGCGTTCAGCCCGAGCAGTCGCATCTCTGCCGCCAAAGCGCTGACTCATCCTTTCTTCACAAAGCAGTGA
- the cdk21 gene encoding cyclin-dependent kinase 6 isoform X2, which produces MEVSSSPLCYELLAEIGEGSYGKVYKAREEGGKQRLLAVKKFNFRGDASQVGIPAVMVREAALMRKMKYFNHPNIVKLLDVSVVPAGRSLDLTLVLEYVDQDLSTYLSKVPASGLSRDAIKDLMQQLLRGLDFLHTNLVVHRDLKPENILVSSHGEVKIADFGLARIYSFNIALTPGVVTLWYRAPEVLLNSVYMFSVDMWSVGCIFAELFLLRPLFQGYTEVQQLQKIFEVIGFPREEDWPKESPISYSNSLRPGAACTKVLPSLGPHEQDLLSECLAFSPSSRISAAKALTHPFFTKQ; this is translated from the exons ATGGAAGTGAGCTCGTCTCCGCTCTGCTACGAGCTGCTGGCCGAGATCGGAGAAGGTTCTTACGGGAAAGTGTACAAAGCCCGAGAGGAAGGGGGGAAACAGCGACTACTGGCGGTGAAGAAGTTCAACTTCCGCGGAGACGCCTCCCAGGTGGGGATACCTGCCGTCATGGTCCGCGAGGCGGCGCTGATGCGTAAAATGAAGTACTTCAACCATCCCAACATCGTGAA GTTGTTGGATGTTTCCGTCGTGCCAGCAGGCAGGAGCCTCGATCTCACTCTGGTTCTGGAGTATGTTGACCAGGACTTGTCCACCTACCTGTCCAAGGTTCCGGCATCTGGACTGAGCCGTGATGCCATTAAG GATTtaatgcagcagctgctgagggggCTGGACTTCCTGCACACAAACCTGGTGGTGCACCGCGACCTGAAGCCGGAGAACATCCTGGTGAGCAGCCACGGGGAGGTGAAGATCGCGGACTTCGGCCTGGCGCGCATCTACAGCTTCAACATCGCTCTGACCCCGGGC GTGGTGACGCTGTGGTACAGAGCTCCCGAAGTGCTGCTCAACTCCGTCTACATGTTCTCGGTGGACATGTGGAGCGTCGGCTGCATCTTCGCCGAGCTCTTCCTGTTGAG GCCGCTCTTCCAGGGCTACACggaggtgcagcagctgcagaaaatctTCGA GGTGATTGGCTTTCccagggaggaggactggcCCAAGGAGAGCCCCATCTCCTACTCCAACAGCTTGAGGCCAGGAGCCGCCTGCACCAAAGTGCTGCCCAGTCTGGGACCGCATGAACAGGACCTCCTGTCT GAATGTTTGGCGTTCAGCCCGAGCAGTCGCATCTCTGCCGCCAAAGCGCTGACTCATCCTTTCTTCACAAAGCAGTGA